A genomic stretch from Desulfotignum balticum DSM 7044 includes:
- a CDS encoding helix-turn-helix domain-containing protein yields MLEHTKKPPIELRFIGPPENREKAINALKSLGFSDASELIPADELFEDFTKDSLPGVALLGARTKEGITQKQLSALTSIPQGHISEMENGKRTIGKKRARILGKALNIGYKVLL; encoded by the coding sequence ATGTTGGAACACACGAAAAAGCCCCCTATTGAGTTACGGTTTATCGGGCCTCCAGAGAATCGGGAAAAGGCAATCAATGCCCTGAAATCCCTTGGTTTTTCCGATGCGTCTGAATTGATCCCTGCTGATGAATTGTTTGAGGACTTTACAAAGGATTCTTTGCCCGGGGTGGCTCTCCTGGGAGCCAGAACCAAAGAAGGAATCACTCAGAAGCAGCTTTCAGCGTTAACTAGTATCCCCCAGGGTCACATTTCAGAAATGGAGAATGGTAAACGGACCATTGGTAAAAAAAGAGCCAGGATTCTTGGAAAGGCTCTGAATATAGGTTACAAAGTTTTGCTGTAA
- a CDS encoding CopG family antitoxin, protein MSRIKLDKEEKDILDSFERGEWKQVDNVKAEVKKHQEYARNTLKKDKRVNIRISSKVLEEIQALAAENGIPYQTLMTSILHRYVHGSLIDKQRLNKAVNSDG, encoded by the coding sequence ATGAGCAGGATAAAACTTGATAAAGAAGAAAAAGATATTCTTGATTCATTCGAGCGTGGTGAATGGAAACAAGTAGATAATGTTAAGGCTGAAGTTAAAAAACATCAGGAATATGCCAGGAATACCCTGAAAAAAGACAAAAGAGTCAATATCAGGATTTCATCAAAAGTCCTGGAAGAGATCCAGGCGCTTGCAGCTGAAAATGGCATTCCATATCAAACACTAATGACAAGTATCCTTCATCGCTACGTTCACGGCAGCCTTATTGATAAACAACGGCTGAACAAAGCAGTTAACTCAGACGGTTAA